One region of Streptomyces sp. NBC_00442 genomic DNA includes:
- the tmk gene encoding dTMP kinase, translating to MTRGAEHHPSSEGSGGTPTVVSPISEALAADSRERAVRALLRIPTLRRLWSAQLVGGIGDVLAVLVTLLLALQAALSQQSFGGGYRGAAFAVAAVLGARALATVLFGAVLLGPVSALTAPNGPLDRRWTMVGADGVRAALLIVAPLWIDWTPSHALLLVLVTAFLAGVAERFWTVAKESAAPALLPAPPLEGAAVRPLPDHLGALRRLSLRTTFVAIPLGAAALLVAALISNLLGTGIDWFKLHQAALGSYLAAGLFAASISVVALLELPDTQTPRARSPLEGLRRPSTGNGPDKGRTGAVPLLVLACASVAGAIAAAASVAVLHAVDLGGGPAAFALLVLALTGGTVLGIRGAAKILPVLSRRRLLSFAITVTGVALLAIGLVPDLATVLFIALVAGTAAGVAANTGHVLIDQETEEYRRTRTGEHLQAVVRVSIGLGAIAAPLLAAAIGSHRVESGSFVFAHGGAGFTLMLVGALLLPLAAVVLAKADDRQGVPLRRDLADAVRGADPAQLPAANGFFIALEGGDGAGKSTQAEALAEWIRAKGHEVVVTREPGATPVGKRLRSILLDVSSAGLSNRAEALLYAADRAEHVDSLVRPALERGAIVISDRYIDSSVAYQGAGRDLSPTEIARINRWATGGLVPHLTVLLDVSPETARERFTEAPDRLESEPPEFHGRVRSGFLTLAAADPSRYLVVDAGQEPEAVTTVVRHRLDQMLPLSEQEIRAQEEARKKAEEEARKRAEEEAARKAEEERLERERQAQLAKLRAEEEERKRRELEEARRREEERRAQEARERAEEARRLAEEERVRREAEEKARAVEQERLRKQAEEEARLRAEAEARRLEKQRKAEEALLRAEEARRLAESAAAAAAATAAATAASSSSAAESGGAGPASTTRSSGASGTARPASGSSKPGGGAGAPGSSGSAGGPARAARAAHESESEVTVTTPVVSPNEVTQPVPVAESNEVTQNVPVVEPEKRNTRNAGGAKGARGPRGAAGAAAGRGGDAEETTVLPAVSADETTVLPAVSADETTVLPAVSADETAVLPPVRGADPADRVPRGLFRDEHDAGHQDAGRGASGSGGTGDGRGHTGSGGDGGNERTRELPQIDPVTGQERPRRRSDWAEETPLDDLPTLADELLGPHDGDEDDNGARRGRRR from the coding sequence ATGACGCGAGGAGCCGAGCATCACCCAAGCTCTGAAGGATCAGGGGGGACCCCCACGGTTGTGAGCCCCATCTCCGAAGCCCTGGCAGCAGATTCACGCGAACGTGCCGTACGCGCCCTGTTGCGCATCCCCACGTTGCGACGCCTGTGGAGCGCGCAGCTCGTCGGCGGGATCGGCGACGTACTCGCCGTCCTCGTCACACTGCTGTTGGCGTTGCAGGCCGCGCTGTCCCAGCAGTCCTTCGGGGGTGGTTACCGGGGGGCGGCATTCGCCGTCGCTGCGGTGCTCGGAGCGCGGGCGCTCGCGACGGTGCTCTTCGGCGCCGTGCTGCTCGGCCCGGTCTCCGCGCTCACCGCGCCGAACGGACCGCTCGACCGGCGCTGGACCATGGTCGGCGCCGACGGCGTACGCGCCGCGCTCCTGATCGTGGCGCCCCTGTGGATCGACTGGACGCCGTCCCACGCCCTGCTCCTCGTCCTCGTCACCGCCTTCCTCGCAGGCGTGGCCGAACGGTTCTGGACGGTCGCCAAGGAGAGCGCGGCGCCCGCGCTGCTGCCCGCGCCGCCTTTGGAGGGCGCCGCTGTCCGGCCGCTCCCCGACCATCTGGGCGCGCTGCGCCGCCTGTCGCTGCGTACGACGTTCGTGGCGATCCCGCTGGGCGCCGCCGCCCTGCTCGTCGCCGCGCTCATCAGCAACCTGCTCGGCACGGGCATCGACTGGTTCAAGCTGCACCAGGCCGCGCTCGGCTCCTACCTCGCCGCCGGACTGTTCGCCGCGTCGATCTCCGTGGTCGCCCTGCTCGAACTCCCGGACACCCAGACGCCGCGCGCCCGTTCACCCCTGGAGGGGCTGCGCAGGCCCAGCACCGGCAACGGTCCCGACAAGGGCCGCACCGGCGCCGTCCCGCTCCTGGTGCTCGCCTGCGCCTCGGTCGCCGGGGCGATCGCCGCGGCCGCGTCCGTCGCCGTACTGCACGCCGTCGACCTCGGCGGCGGCCCGGCCGCGTTCGCGCTCCTCGTGCTCGCCCTGACCGGCGGCACGGTGCTCGGCATCCGCGGCGCCGCGAAGATCCTTCCGGTGCTCTCGCGACGCCGGCTGCTGTCGTTCGCCATCACCGTCACCGGCGTCGCCCTGCTCGCCATAGGCCTCGTGCCCGACCTCGCGACGGTCCTCTTCATCGCGCTCGTCGCGGGCACCGCCGCCGGCGTCGCGGCCAACACCGGGCACGTACTGATCGACCAGGAGACCGAGGAGTACCGCAGGACCCGCACCGGCGAGCACCTCCAGGCGGTCGTGCGGGTCTCGATCGGGCTCGGCGCCATCGCCGCGCCGCTGCTCGCCGCGGCCATCGGCAGCCACCGGGTCGAGTCGGGCTCCTTCGTCTTCGCGCACGGCGGCGCCGGGTTCACGCTGATGCTGGTCGGCGCGCTGCTGCTGCCGCTGGCCGCGGTCGTGCTCGCCAAGGCCGACGACCGCCAGGGCGTGCCCCTGCGCCGCGACCTCGCCGACGCGGTGCGCGGCGCGGACCCCGCTCAGCTGCCGGCCGCGAACGGGTTCTTCATCGCCCTCGAAGGCGGCGACGGAGCCGGCAAGTCCACCCAGGCCGAGGCCCTCGCCGAGTGGATCCGCGCCAAGGGCCACGAGGTCGTCGTCACCCGCGAGCCCGGCGCTACACCGGTCGGCAAGCGGCTGCGGTCGATCCTGCTCGACGTGTCGTCGGCGGGCCTGTCCAACCGGGCCGAGGCGCTCCTGTACGCGGCCGACCGCGCGGAGCACGTCGACTCGCTGGTACGCCCCGCCCTCGAACGCGGCGCCATCGTGATCTCGGACCGCTACATCGACTCGTCCGTCGCCTACCAAGGCGCCGGACGCGATCTGTCCCCGACCGAAATCGCCCGGATCAACCGGTGGGCGACGGGCGGACTCGTACCGCATCTGACCGTTCTGCTCGATGTGTCGCCCGAAACGGCCCGCGAGCGCTTCACGGAGGCGCCGGACCGCCTCGAATCGGAGCCGCCCGAGTTCCACGGCCGCGTCAGGTCCGGGTTCCTCACCCTCGCCGCCGCCGACCCCTCCCGCTACCTGGTCGTCGACGCGGGACAGGAGCCCGAGGCCGTCACCACCGTCGTGCGCCACCGGCTCGACCAGATGCTGCCGCTCTCCGAGCAGGAGATCAGGGCCCAGGAGGAAGCGCGCAAGAAGGCAGAGGAAGAGGCCAGGAAGCGCGCGGAGGAAGAGGCCGCACGCAAGGCCGAGGAAGAGCGCCTGGAGCGCGAGCGCCAGGCCCAGCTCGCCAAGCTGCGCGCCGAGGAGGAGGAGCGCAAGCGGCGCGAGCTGGAGGAGGCGCGCCGCCGCGAGGAGGAGCGCAGGGCGCAGGAGGCCCGGGAGCGGGCCGAGGAGGCCAGGCGGCTCGCGGAGGAGGAGCGCGTACGGCGCGAGGCCGAGGAGAAGGCGCGCGCGGTTGAGCAGGAACGCCTGCGCAAGCAGGCGGAGGAGGAGGCCCGGCTGCGCGCCGAGGCGGAGGCGCGCCGCCTGGAGAAGCAGCGCAAGGCCGAGGAGGCGCTGCTGCGCGCGGAGGAGGCCCGCCGCCTCGCGGAGTCCGCCGCCGCGGCGGCCGCGGCGACCGCTGCGGCGACCGCGGCCTCGTCGTCTTCGGCGGCCGAGAGCGGTGGCGCGGGCCCGGCGTCGACGACCCGCTCTTCGGGCGCGTCCGGCACGGCCCGGCCCGCGTCCGGCTCCTCGAAGCCGGGCGGCGGCGCTGGTGCTCCGGGTTCCTCAGGTTCGGCCGGCGGACCGGCCCGCGCGGCCCGCGCGGCGCACGAGTCGGAGTCGGAGGTCACCGTGACGACCCCGGTCGTCAGCCCCAACGAGGTGACGCAGCCGGTGCCGGTCGCCGAGTCCAACGAGGTCACCCAGAACGTGCCGGTCGTCGAACCGGAGAAGCGGAACACCAGGAATGCCGGGGGCGCCAAGGGCGCCAGGGGGCCCAGGGGCGCCGCCGGTGCCGCGGCCGGTCGCGGCGGCGACGCCGAGGAGACGACGGTCCTGCCGGCGGTGTCCGCCGACGAGACGACCGTGCTCCCCGCGGTGTCCGCCGACGAGACGACCGTGCTCCCCGCGGTGTCCGCCGACGAGACCGCGGTGCTTCCGCCGGTGCGCGGAGCCGACCCTGCGGACCGGGTGCCGCGCGGCCTCTTCCGCGACGAGCACGACGCCGGCCACCAGGACGCCGGCAGGGGTGCCAGTGGCAGCGGGGGCACCGGTGACGGCCGGGGCCACACGGGCAGCGGGGGTGACGGCGGCAACGAGCGCACGCGCGAGCTGCCCCAGATCGACCCGGTGACCGGCCAGGAACGCCCGCGCCGGCGCTCGGACTGGGCGGAGGAGACCCCGCTGGACGATCTGCCGACGCTCGCGGACGAGCTCCTCGGCCCGCACGACGGCGACGAGGACGACAACGGCGCGCGGCGCGGGCGCCGCCGCTGA
- a CDS encoding DNA polymerase III subunit delta': protein MTVWDDLVGQERVQEQLGAAARDADVLVTAERSGQPRPEASKMTHAWLFTGPPGSGGPTAARAFAAALQCVSPDRALGGIPGCGFCDGCHTALIATHADVTVVTTEGLTIGVKQTRELVRGAQMSPSGGRWQVIIVEDADRFTEQAANAVLKAVEEPAPRTVWLLCAPSLEDVLPTIKSRCRHLTLRTPPVEAVADVLIRRDGIEPEAAYAAARATQGHIGRARRLATDASARARRAAVLKVPLRVDDVGGCLKAAQELVDTAAEDAKQVAEEVDVKETEDLKAAMGQVAGGRMPRGTAGVMKELEDKQKRRKTRTQRDSLDLALTELTGFYRDVLTLQLGTRVAIANEDVRDAVDRIARASGPEGTLRRIESILACRDALDRNVAPLLAVEAMTLSLRAG, encoded by the coding sequence ATGACCGTGTGGGACGACCTGGTGGGCCAGGAACGAGTACAGGAGCAGCTGGGTGCCGCCGCCCGGGATGCCGATGTGCTCGTCACCGCCGAGCGTTCCGGTCAGCCGCGCCCCGAGGCGTCCAAGATGACCCACGCCTGGCTGTTCACCGGCCCGCCCGGCTCCGGCGGTCCCACCGCCGCCCGTGCCTTCGCGGCCGCACTGCAGTGCGTGAGCCCGGACCGCGCGCTGGGCGGCATCCCGGGCTGCGGCTTCTGCGACGGGTGCCATACCGCTCTGATCGCCACCCATGCCGATGTCACGGTCGTCACCACCGAAGGCCTCACCATCGGCGTCAAGCAGACCCGCGAGCTGGTGCGGGGCGCCCAGATGTCGCCGTCCGGCGGCCGCTGGCAGGTGATCATCGTCGAGGACGCCGACCGGTTCACCGAGCAGGCGGCCAACGCGGTCCTCAAGGCCGTGGAGGAGCCCGCCCCGCGCACGGTGTGGCTGCTCTGCGCCCCTTCGCTGGAGGACGTGCTTCCCACCATCAAGTCCCGCTGCCGCCATCTCACGCTGCGCACGCCGCCGGTCGAGGCGGTGGCCGACGTGCTGATCCGGCGCGACGGCATCGAGCCCGAGGCCGCGTACGCGGCGGCCCGCGCCACGCAGGGCCACATCGGAAGGGCCCGCCGCCTGGCCACCGACGCCTCGGCCCGTGCCCGGCGGGCCGCGGTCCTGAAGGTGCCGCTGCGGGTCGACGACGTGGGCGGCTGCCTCAAGGCGGCGCAGGAATTGGTGGACACCGCGGCGGAGGACGCCAAACAAGTCGCCGAGGAGGTCGACGTCAAGGAGACGGAGGACCTCAAGGCCGCGATGGGCCAGGTCGCGGGCGGGCGCATGCCGCGGGGCACGGCCGGGGTGATGAAGGAGCTGGAGGACAAGCAGAAGCGCCGCAAGACCCGCACCCAGCGCGACAGTCTGGACCTCGCGCTCACCGAACTGACCGGGTTCTACCGCGACGTCCTCACGCTGCAACTCGGCACGAGAGTGGCCATCGCCAACGAGGACGTACGCGACGCGGTGGACCGGATCGCCCGCGCCTCCGGCCCCGAAGGCACCCTGCGCCGCATCGAGTCGATCCTGGCCTGCCGCGACGCCCTGGACCGCAACGTGGCCCCGCTCCTGGCCGTCGAGGCGATGACGCTGTCCCTGAGAGCGGGCTGA
- a CDS encoding alpha/beta hydrolase — MDSRRLLRTSAIAVATAGLLISGCSSGSSSTSATASAHTATNADPAGAPTAEDLAPYTSQKLSWRACGVAKFECATMKAPLDYAKPSGPSINLAVARVKATGPGKRIGSLLVNPGGPGGSAVGYLQSYAGIGYPAPVRARYDMVAVDPRGVARSEPVECLTGQQMDAYTEVDQTPDDAAEQAALAKAFKEFAAGCEATSGKILPHVSTVEAARDMDLVRQVLGDQKLHYVGASYGTFLGATYAELYPSRTGRLVLDGAMDPSLSSLDMNRDQTAGFETAFKSFATDCAKQKGCPLGSGSVQDASDRLRAFFKSADAKPIPTGQSRKLGESLATTGVIAAMYDEAAWPELRTALTQAMKGDGAGLLTLADSYYERDASGKYANLMFANAAVNCLDLPPSFSGPDEVTAALPSFEQASPVFGVGFAWSSLNCAYWPVKATGAPHRIEAKGAAPILVVGTTRDPATPYKWAQSLAAQLSSGTLLTYEGDGHTAYGRGSDCIDTAINTYLLDGTPPAKGKRCS; from the coding sequence ATGGACTCCAGGCGCCTGCTCCGTACCTCAGCCATCGCCGTCGCGACCGCCGGCCTGCTCATCTCCGGCTGCTCGTCGGGCAGTTCGTCCACCTCCGCGACCGCATCCGCGCACACCGCCACGAACGCGGACCCGGCCGGCGCGCCGACGGCCGAGGACCTCGCCCCGTACACCTCGCAGAAGCTGAGCTGGCGGGCGTGCGGAGTCGCCAAGTTCGAGTGCGCCACGATGAAGGCGCCGCTCGACTACGCGAAGCCCTCCGGCCCCTCCATCAACCTGGCGGTGGCCCGGGTGAAGGCGACCGGGCCCGGCAAGCGGATCGGATCGCTCCTGGTCAACCCGGGCGGCCCCGGCGGCTCGGCGGTCGGCTACCTCCAGTCGTACGCGGGCATCGGCTACCCCGCACCGGTGCGGGCCCGCTACGACATGGTGGCCGTGGACCCGCGCGGGGTGGCCCGCAGCGAGCCCGTCGAATGCCTCACGGGCCAGCAGATGGACGCGTACACGGAAGTCGACCAGACCCCCGACGACGCGGCCGAGCAGGCGGCCCTGGCGAAGGCGTTCAAGGAGTTCGCCGCCGGCTGCGAGGCCACATCGGGAAAGATCCTGCCCCATGTGTCGACGGTCGAGGCGGCCCGCGACATGGACCTTGTGCGACAGGTGCTCGGAGACCAGAAGCTGCACTACGTCGGCGCCTCGTACGGCACGTTCCTCGGCGCGACGTACGCCGAGCTCTACCCCTCCCGCACCGGCCGGCTCGTCCTCGACGGCGCGATGGACCCCTCGCTCTCCTCCCTGGACATGAACCGCGACCAGACGGCGGGCTTCGAGACGGCCTTCAAGTCCTTCGCCACGGACTGCGCCAAGCAGAAGGGCTGCCCGCTGGGCAGCGGATCGGTGCAGGACGCGTCCGACCGGCTCCGGGCCTTCTTCAAGTCCGCCGACGCCAAGCCGATCCCCACCGGCCAGAGCCGCAAGCTCGGCGAGTCCCTGGCCACGACCGGCGTGATCGCGGCGATGTACGACGAGGCGGCGTGGCCCGAACTGCGCACCGCGCTGACCCAGGCCATGAAGGGCGACGGTGCGGGGCTGCTCACCCTCGCGGACTCGTACTACGAGCGCGACGCGAGCGGGAAGTACGCGAACCTGATGTTCGCCAACGCCGCCGTGAACTGCCTGGACCTGCCGCCCTCCTTCTCCGGCCCCGACGAGGTGACCGCGGCCCTGCCCTCCTTCGAGCAGGCGTCCCCGGTGTTCGGCGTGGGCTTCGCCTGGTCGAGCCTGAACTGCGCGTACTGGCCGGTCAAGGCCACCGGCGCCCCGCACCGCATCGAGGCGAAGGGCGCGGCCCCGATCCTGGTCGTCGGCACCACCCGCGACCCCGCGACCCCGTACAAGTGGGCCCAGTCCCTCGCCGCCCAGCTCTCCTCCGGCACGCTCCTCACCTACGAGGGCGACGGCCACACGGCGTACGGCCGCGGCAGCGACTGCATCGACACCGCGATCAACACCTACCTCCTCGACGGCACCCCGCCGGCCAAGGGAAAGCGCTGCTCATAG
- a CDS encoding restriction endonuclease fold toxin-2 domain-containing protein, whose amino-acid sequence MEFVSFVNTLEPLGLGSNADDPNLPENAYQLRTAGYPERKIPLLPTSKRPFKAADGMRPADGYMIDSKYVKDDGKDCWRKPETFDQLEDKYGADGKKKWNRGSFFKGLDEGELGQYRDAMTAHKEIRGLSIVTNDKDAAAYWQTLMAQQDVKGTSQYVP is encoded by the coding sequence ATGGAGTTTGTCTCCTTCGTCAACACCCTCGAACCGCTCGGCCTGGGCAGCAACGCGGACGACCCCAATTTGCCTGAGAACGCCTACCAGTTGAGGACGGCCGGTTACCCCGAGCGCAAGATCCCGCTGCTGCCCACGTCCAAGCGCCCCTTCAAGGCGGCCGACGGCATGCGGCCCGCGGACGGCTACATGATCGACTCCAAGTACGTGAAGGACGACGGCAAGGACTGCTGGCGCAAGCCGGAGACCTTCGACCAGCTGGAAGACAAGTACGGTGCCGACGGCAAGAAGAAGTGGAACAGAGGGTCCTTCTTCAAGGGCCTGGACGAGGGTGAACTCGGCCAGTATCGCGACGCCATGACCGCCCACAAGGAAATCCGCGGACTGTCGATAGTCACCAACGACAAGGACGCGGCGGCCTACTGGCAGACGCTCATGGCGCAACAGGACGTCAAGGGAACCTCGCAGTACGTTCCGTAA
- a CDS encoding aldo/keto reductase, translating to MAGDLLPQFTLSTKVGYFPGTAGTEHSLDPVRLHAAVEQSARDLGREPDLVFLHNPEHSLAGPAVQSREDLREACAALDCATARGLWGAWGIATWDPMSLPALVGASAPTPSALMVRAGLLVGGRTLDAAEALTEAWGLGAGAVWGMSPFGGSTRAPVWARIGPRVFLREGSRYSHAQAAFRVSYRLPRVSAVSVGTDEPAHLGELVGTLAAEPDEQAVGEYRTLLRDRLSSQSD from the coding sequence GTGGCCGGCGATCTGCTGCCGCAGTTCACACTCTCCACCAAGGTGGGTTACTTTCCGGGAACCGCCGGGACCGAGCACTCCCTCGACCCCGTACGACTGCACGCTGCGGTAGAACAGTCGGCCCGCGACCTCGGGCGGGAGCCGGACCTGGTCTTCCTGCACAACCCGGAACACTCCCTGGCAGGGCCTGCCGTCCAGTCGCGTGAGGACCTGCGCGAAGCGTGCGCGGCCCTCGACTGCGCTACAGCGAGGGGGCTGTGGGGGGCGTGGGGCATCGCAACCTGGGACCCGATGTCACTGCCGGCCCTGGTCGGCGCGTCCGCGCCAACTCCCTCCGCGCTCATGGTGCGTGCCGGCCTGCTGGTCGGTGGCCGAACACTCGATGCCGCCGAGGCCCTGACGGAAGCGTGGGGCCTGGGTGCGGGCGCGGTGTGGGGGATGAGTCCCTTCGGCGGCAGCACCAGGGCACCGGTGTGGGCTCGGATCGGCCCCCGTGTCTTCCTCCGGGAGGGCAGCCGGTACTCCCACGCGCAGGCAGCCTTCCGTGTCTCCTACCGACTCCCGAGGGTCAGCGCCGTGTCCGTCGGTACTGATGAACCCGCTCACCTGGGGGAACTGGTCGGCACCTTGGCCGCCGAGCCCGACGAACAGGCAGTCGGCGAGTACCGCACCCTACTTCGCGACCGCCTGAGTTCTCAGTCGGACTGA
- a CDS encoding DUF4333 domain-containing protein produces the protein MLIGSSALPLPTPCPTDLERTMFTARMPTGMSIRGMSILASVTAVAAGALLLGCSASVGVGRSTPRVAADKVADTVATKLAAATGQPKPHVTCPEDLAGKVGTTMRCTLTGTDDRVLGVTVTVTSVDGDQVNFDFKADDRTGAADPR, from the coding sequence ATGCTCATCGGGTCTTCCGCCCTGCCCCTCCCCACCCCCTGCCCCACCGACCTGGAGCGCACGATGTTCACCGCCCGGATGCCCACCGGCATGTCGATCCGCGGCATGTCGATCCTCGCGTCGGTCACCGCCGTCGCGGCCGGCGCGCTGCTTCTGGGCTGCTCGGCCTCCGTCGGGGTCGGCAGGTCCACGCCCAGGGTGGCCGCGGACAAGGTCGCCGACACCGTCGCCACCAAGCTCGCCGCCGCGACGGGGCAGCCGAAGCCGCACGTCACCTGCCCCGAGGACCTCGCCGGCAAGGTCGGCACCACCATGCGCTGCACCCTCACCGGGACCGACGACCGCGTCCTGGGTGTGACGGTCACGGTCACCTCGGTCGACGGCGATCAGGTCAACTTCGACTTCAAGGCCGACGACAGGACGGGTGCCGCCGATCCCCGGTGA
- a CDS encoding MFS transporter, which translates to MTAGPGDRAGAPGPAGRWVGALALANLGVWVGWFGPLQLLLARQAQHFAPDHKTSTLALVTGVGAAVSMVANPVFGALSDRTTARVGRRIPWVVAGGAGGVAGLLVLAWAPDVAVMTAGWCLVQCALNASFAALTAAVPDQVPHRRRGRVGGWLGVSQVGGILVGTALATAAGGITAGYVVCAGFSLLAVVPYVAMRRDTALDPTGQLPFRLREFVSGFWIDPRRHRDFGWAWLTRFLMNLSYSISTMYLLYYLTDAVRYEGDADTGVLILTALDAVTLLGTVVVGGVWSDRTGRRKVFVVWSGLVISAATLLLAVWQTWTGAVVASLVLGVGYGVYTSVDFALLTDVLPSAADRGRDLGVINIANALPQVLAPAIAAPVVTHLGGYGVLYALAGVLGVGGSVLVGRIRSVR; encoded by the coding sequence GTGACGGCGGGGCCCGGGGACAGGGCCGGCGCTCCGGGTCCCGCCGGGCGCTGGGTGGGGGCGCTCGCGCTGGCCAATCTCGGGGTGTGGGTCGGCTGGTTCGGCCCGCTGCAACTGCTCCTGGCCCGGCAGGCGCAGCACTTCGCGCCCGACCACAAGACATCGACTCTCGCGTTGGTGACGGGTGTTGGCGCGGCCGTGTCGATGGTGGCGAACCCGGTGTTCGGTGCGCTGTCGGACCGTACGACGGCGCGGGTGGGGCGCCGGATCCCCTGGGTCGTGGCGGGCGGCGCGGGCGGGGTGGCGGGGCTGCTCGTCCTGGCGTGGGCGCCGGACGTGGCGGTGATGACGGCGGGTTGGTGCCTGGTGCAGTGTGCGCTCAACGCCTCGTTCGCCGCGCTGACCGCCGCGGTCCCCGACCAGGTGCCGCACCGGCGGCGCGGACGGGTCGGCGGGTGGCTCGGGGTGTCCCAGGTCGGGGGCATCCTGGTCGGCACGGCGCTGGCGACGGCCGCGGGCGGCATCACCGCGGGGTACGTGGTGTGTGCGGGCTTCTCGCTCCTCGCGGTCGTCCCGTACGTGGCGATGCGCCGGGACACGGCTCTCGATCCGACCGGGCAACTGCCTTTTCGGCTACGGGAGTTCGTGTCGGGCTTCTGGATCGATCCGCGGCGTCACCGGGACTTCGGCTGGGCGTGGCTGACCCGCTTCCTGATGAACCTCTCGTACTCCATCAGCACGATGTACCTGCTGTACTACCTGACGGACGCGGTGCGTTACGAGGGTGACGCCGACACCGGGGTGCTCATCCTGACGGCGCTCGACGCGGTCACCCTGCTCGGCACGGTGGTGGTCGGCGGCGTCTGGTCGGACCGTACGGGGCGCCGGAAGGTCTTCGTCGTCTGGTCCGGGCTCGTCATCTCGGCGGCGACGCTGCTGCTCGCGGTGTGGCAGACGTGGACCGGCGCCGTGGTGGCGTCCCTGGTGCTCGGCGTCGGATACGGCGTGTACACGTCCGTCGACTTCGCGCTCCTCACCGACGTCCTGCCGAGCGCCGCGGACCGCGGCCGGGACTTGGGCGTCATCAACATCGCCAACGCCCTGCCCCAGGTGCTGGCCCCGGCGATCGCGGCGCCGGTCGTGACGCATCTGGGCGGGTACGGGGTGCTGTACGCGCTGGCCGGGGTGCTCGGGGTGGGCGGGTCGGTGCTCGTGGGCCGGATCCGGTCGGTGCGCTGA
- a CDS encoding GH1 family beta-glucosidase, translating into MTPPTPPPTPPPTPPFTPPPLPAFPPGFLWGVSASAFQIEGAVDTDGRGPSVWDAFTKEPGRIKDGSRADVTTDHYHRYREDVALMARLGVGAYRFSVSWSRVQPAGTGPVNQRGLDFYDRLVDELCAAGIAPVPTLFHWDTPLALEERGGWLERDTAERFAAYASVVAERLADRVPRWITLNEPAEVTLLGYGLGEHAPGKRLVFDALPVAHHQLLAHGRAVEALRAAGAREIGIAASHSPVRTAGGTDEDRGAAELYDTLMNRLFADPVLTGAYPEGWAELMPGPVADDLKKISAPLDWYGINYYNPALVGAPAPDAVTSLAGIALPPDLPFGLHEIEGHERTDFGWPVVPEGLHELLVAFRERYGACLPPLFITENGCSYGDEPDPEAGGRVADVRRIAFHDGHLRTLHRAMADGVDVRGYFIWSILDNFEWAEGYRQRFGLVHVDYETLKRTPKDSFAWYRDVIRGAGDGR; encoded by the coding sequence ATGACGCCGCCCACGCCGCCGCCCACGCCACCGCCCACGCCACCGTTCACTCCGCCGCCCCTGCCCGCCTTCCCGCCCGGCTTCCTGTGGGGCGTGTCCGCCTCCGCGTTCCAGATCGAGGGCGCCGTGGACACCGACGGCCGGGGGCCCTCGGTGTGGGACGCCTTCACCAAAGAGCCCGGACGCATCAAGGACGGTTCACGCGCGGACGTCACCACCGACCACTACCACCGCTACCGCGAGGACGTCGCCCTGATGGCCCGGCTCGGCGTCGGCGCCTACCGGTTCTCCGTCTCCTGGTCACGGGTGCAGCCGGCGGGCACGGGCCCCGTCAACCAGCGGGGGCTCGACTTCTACGACCGGCTCGTCGACGAGCTGTGCGCCGCCGGCATCGCCCCGGTCCCCACCCTGTTCCACTGGGACACCCCGCTCGCCCTGGAGGAGCGCGGTGGCTGGCTGGAGCGGGACACCGCCGAGCGGTTCGCCGCGTACGCCTCGGTCGTGGCGGAGCGGCTCGCCGACCGGGTGCCGCGCTGGATCACCCTGAACGAGCCCGCCGAAGTCACCCTCCTCGGCTACGGGCTCGGCGAGCACGCCCCCGGCAAGCGTCTCGTCTTCGACGCGCTGCCCGTGGCGCACCACCAACTCCTCGCTCATGGCAGGGCGGTTGAGGCACTGCGTGCCGCCGGCGCGCGCGAGATCGGGATCGCCGCCTCGCACAGTCCGGTCCGTACGGCCGGTGGCACGGACGAGGACCGCGGCGCGGCCGAGCTGTACGACACCCTCATGAACCGCCTCTTCGCCGACCCCGTCCTCACCGGCGCCTACCCCGAGGGCTGGGCGGAGTTGATGCCGGGTCCGGTCGCCGATGACCTGAAGAAGATCTCCGCGCCCCTCGACTGGTACGGGATCAACTACTACAACCCGGCGCTCGTCGGCGCTCCGGCGCCGGACGCCGTCACCAGTCTCGCCGGGATCGCGCTTCCCCCGGACCTGCCGTTCGGCCTCCACGAGATCGAGGGCCACGAGAGGACCGACTTCGGCTGGCCGGTGGTGCCCGAGGGGCTCCATGAACTGCTCGTCGCCTTCCGGGAGCGGTACGGCGCTTGTCTGCCCCCGCTGTTCATCACCGAGAACGGCTGCTCGTACGGCGACGAGCCCGACCCGGAGGCCGGGGGCCGGGTCGCCGACGTCCGGCGCATCGCCTTCCACGACGGCCATCTGCGGACCCTGCACCGGGCGATGGCGGACGGCGTCGACGTGCGCGGCTACTTCATCTGGTCGATCCTGGACAACTTCGAGTGGGCGGAGGGGTACCGGCAGCGCTTCGGCCTCGTCCACGTGGACTACGAGACGCTCAAGCGCACGCCCAAGGACTCCTTCGCCTGGTATCGGGACGTCATCCGGGGTGCCGGGGACGGCCGGTGA